A stretch of the Lolium perenne isolate Kyuss_39 chromosome 3, Kyuss_2.0, whole genome shotgun sequence genome encodes the following:
- the LOC127343501 gene encoding uncharacterized protein: MPKGAKKRAKLKKKQQGGHPAGSDGGAHANNNKEGSNNSSHGDAASDGNHLPIPLNIPHVDASEDSMESSEEMVTPRAGADEEEKKGAASEVPVEVVEADVTAEEVMVDALPPEAAEREQEGKGDLGAEAHAVVQEPEPEAKSEEVVVQETAKVHPAHEPETTAEEVVVRETATASVVQKPEAKGEVSRSREADGAQTTEVARGPAVAVAAAQHRAKWWDCCGVFDAVAGSER; the protein is encoded by the exons ATGCCGAAGGGCGCCAAGAAGCGCGCGAAGCTCAAGAAGAagcagcaggggggccaccctgCCGGCTCCGACGGCGGCGCCCACGCCAACAACAACAAGGAGGGAAGCAATAACTCGAGCCACGGCGACGCCGCCAGCGATGGCAACCACCTACCAATCCCACTTAACATTCCGCACG TGGACGCGAGCGAGGATTCGATGGAGAGCTCCGAGGAGATGGTGACGCCGAGGGCTGGCGCGgacgaggaggagaagaagggGGCCGCGTCGGAGGTCCCGGTCGAGGTTGTTGAGGCGGACGTCACGGCCGAGGAGGTCATGGTTGATGCGTTGCCGCCTGAAGCCGCTGAGCGGGAGCAAGAGGGTAAGGGGGATTTGGGGGCGGAGGCGCATGCCGTGGTGCAGGAACCGGAGCCAGAGGCGAAGAGCGAGGAGGTAGTGGTCCAAGAGACGGCCAAGGTGCATCCGGCGCATGAACCAGAGACGACGGCCGAGGAGGTGGTGGTCAGGGAGACGGCCACGGCATCTGTGGTGCAGAAACCTGAGGCAAAGGGTGAGGTGTCACGGTCTCGTGAGGCAGATGGTGCACAGACTACAGAG GTGGCGCGAGGACCTGCGGTGGCTGTGGCTGCTGCGCAGCATCGGGCAAAATGGTGGGATTGCTGTGGAGTCTTTGATGCCGTTGCTGGTTCAGAGAGATAG